In the genome of Brachypodium distachyon strain Bd21 chromosome 3, Brachypodium_distachyon_v3.0, whole genome shotgun sequence, the window cggccgccgccgccgcggaggaagGCCTTGCAGAGCCCAGTCCAGAACTCGCGGTCCGGCCCGCCGCTCTCCGCCGTGCTCCGCGCTTCCTCCGCCGTAGGCCCATCGATGGCATTCTGGCCCGCGAGGCGGCCCACGAGATTGAGCAGGATGTCGGTGCCGTACTCCGGGTGGCCCTGGATGCCCAGCACGTTGCCACCCACGGCAAACATCTCCaccctcgtcttctccgaATACGCCAGCACCTTCCCCCCCGGCGGCAGCTCCCACACCTCATCCTGGTGAACCTCGATAATGGAGGCCCGCGAGGCGGCAGTGGCAGTGGCACTACTGAtccggcccaggcccagctccTGCAAGAACTCAAGATCACCGTTATCTTCGTCCTCCACGAAGGTTATCTTCCTGACCCCGACGTCCCACCCGCCTTTGGCTCTCCCGACGGCCCCGCCCAGCGCGCGGCAGAGCACCTGGTGCCCGAAGCAGACGCCGAGGACGCGCTTGCCCATGCcgtgggcggcgcggaggagcgCGCAGAGGCGGCGCACCCAGGAAGGGGAAGCCTCGCCGTGCGCGTCGTGCGGGCTGCCGCTCACCACGAAGCCGTCGTAGAGGTGAAGGTCCTCTGTTGCAGGGAACTCGCCGTCGATCACGCGGAAGCAGTCCCATGTCTCGTTGCCGTTGTCGGCGTCGGAGCGGAGGGCGTCGAGGAAGACGTTGAGGTACCCGCCGTAGGCATTTTTGGAGTAGTCCGAGTCGTGGagcgccagcagcagcgcgtacctccggccgccggccaccgtCATCGTCGGAGATATATAGTGATTGGTCGGGACCGAAGAAACTTGAGTACAGTTTGAGTTAGcaagctagctaagctaggcAAGTGTACAGTGTGTACTTGCCAGTGACCGAGCTGCAGTGTCCTTGTGTTTGCGATGATGCGATCGAGCTGGCTAAATCTTGGGAGGACTCCTGCTTGCTACTTAAGGAGgtgggaagaggaagagatcgACGGAGGAGAGTGGAGTGTGGCTGGGCGCGCAGGTCACTCTGCCTGCTCTGCACGTGGGAGTTGGGGTTGCGTCGCGATCGCTTATGGAACACGTGGTCGCTATGGCTCCTTGTTAAACAATTTTAGACCGTGTATATTTGGACAGTAATCTCGGTTTAACTATATTATAACTCCATGTGAACCAGAGTTTGCACATAGGATTGATTCCATTTTGAGCTAGCCAATATATTTTAGTGTGTGTTTAAATTTTTGGTCTTGGCCAAATGATTGGTCTTTGTTTGGATGGATGCTAGCTACTTGACTAGCCAATGTCACTTTGCCaaatctaattttattttttttgccaaatttGACCAACTATGGACAAGCAAAAGGTTGCCCAAtattttggctagccaaatatttggcagACTTAGGATATGTAAATTGACATGATGTCCCACACTCGAGTGAGAGAGTCCCTTGTGGATGGATATACCTCTGAGGCCAAATATATGTGACATGCATTTCGCAAGCATGTGCTCGATGTGGCAGAGGGCTGAGCCAAAAGAGACGACGCGCTTGAGCTCGCTCAGTCCACCTAGTTGCCGCTTCCGCTATCCATCGTCTACCCGCATGACCATGATCATCGATGCCATTGTTGCTCTCTGCTACGTACCGTCCATCTTCCGCCATTCGAAGTATCATGCTCTAGAACGCAAAATCGTTACATTGGTGGATGTGCTCACACATAGACACCATTTTTGCAGACTTATTTTCAATGAACCACTGGCCTGTCTAGGAGAGGGGTGTTGCAAATAGAACCAACTCGTCTGATCGCGTTTTGACAGTGAATACGACACGTCACCTCATGGTTGCCATGGCATATCTATCTGAACAATACATGGAGGTAGACATGGGTCCCACTTGTTAATGACTCAATGGTGATCACCTTCATCTCTCTCCCACCCCCCTCCTT includes:
- the LOC100832775 gene encoding gamma-glutamyl peptidase 5 — translated: MTVAGGRRYALLLALHDSDYSKNAYGGYLNVFLDALRSDADNGNETWDCFRVIDGEFPATEDLHLYDGFVVSGSPHDAHGEASPSWVRRLCALLRAAHGMGKRVLGVCFGHQVLCRALGGAVGRAKGGWDVGVRKITFVEDEDNGDLEFLQELGLGRISSATATAASRASIIEVHQDEVWELPPGGKVLAYSEKTRVEMFAVGGNVLGIQGHPEYGTDILLNLVGRLAGQNAIDGPTAEEARSTAESGGPDREFWTGLCKAFLRGGGGRGASDDDRTMAVAEMSCSHHVFVAPSFPAGTAVGL